Proteins from a genomic interval of Paenibacillus sp. RC334:
- a CDS encoding response regulator transcription factor, translating to MKTNVLYIEDDQDIGAWMHQYLEERNYAVVWLRSGDGAVEASHTCQLVILDVMLPGLDGFTIGKRLKKERPELPILMLSARTSIDDKLQGLDFADDYVTKPFHPDELIARMEVLLRRSGTVPEESLQLGHLTVYPPDNRIMNRDTGEEITLTGKQYHIFAYLLRHLGQIMTKEQMYEAVWGDPYIDGDKTLMVHIRHLREKLEVDPATPRIIETIRGVGYRVKA from the coding sequence ATGAAAACAAATGTGTTATATATCGAGGACGATCAGGATATCGGCGCTTGGATGCATCAGTATTTGGAAGAGCGGAATTACGCTGTGGTGTGGCTGCGCAGCGGGGATGGAGCTGTGGAAGCATCCCATACATGCCAGCTTGTGATTCTGGATGTGATGCTACCTGGTCTGGATGGATTTACGATTGGAAAACGGCTCAAGAAGGAGCGGCCGGAGCTTCCGATTCTTATGCTGTCAGCCCGAACCTCCATTGACGATAAGCTGCAAGGGCTGGATTTTGCCGACGATTATGTGACGAAGCCCTTTCATCCGGACGAGCTGATTGCACGTATGGAGGTTTTGCTGCGTCGTTCAGGTACGGTGCCCGAGGAATCCTTGCAGTTGGGACATCTGACAGTGTACCCTCCCGATAACCGTATTATGAACCGTGATACCGGGGAAGAAATTACGCTGACAGGCAAGCAATATCATATTTTTGCTTATTTGCTGCGCCATTTGGGCCAGATTATGACGAAGGAGCAAATGTATGAAGCCGTGTGGGGCGATCCATATATCGACGGGGACAAAACCCTAATGGTCCACATCCGGCATCTGCGTGAAAAGCTGGAGGTTGATCCCGCTACTCCCCGCATCATTGAGACGATCCGTGGTGTAGGCTATCGGGTGAAGGCATAA
- a CDS encoding ABC transporter ATP-binding protein — protein MNEYIIETNGLSKLYKGRPAVNQLDLKIGREDIYGFLGPNGAGKTTTIRMLLGLIRPTRGTIRIFGKDIRKHKLDILRKVGSLVEYPSYYGHLNAVENLEAIRRILNVPKENIADVLEVVRLTKHAKRPVKGYSLGMKQRLGIAAALLGNPELLILDEPTNGLDPEGIQEMRALIQAMPKERGITVLVSSHLLSEVEHMANTVGIIREGELVFQNTIHNLRQESTGGIRIVTSDPETAQLIAREQGYHSVRDGAALDFENMNDAAVALLVRRLVENTHAIYRVEERRKSLEDMFMQVVGKGGTSL, from the coding sequence TTGAACGAATACATTATTGAAACGAACGGTCTCAGCAAATTATACAAAGGACGTCCTGCGGTTAACCAGCTGGATCTGAAAATAGGGCGGGAAGATATTTACGGCTTTCTCGGCCCAAATGGAGCGGGGAAAACGACAACCATCCGTATGCTGCTCGGACTCATTCGCCCGACTAGAGGAACGATCCGCATATTCGGTAAGGATATCCGCAAACATAAGTTGGATATTTTGCGTAAAGTCGGCTCGCTGGTCGAATACCCTTCGTATTACGGTCATTTGAACGCAGTGGAAAATCTGGAGGCTATTCGTCGCATTTTAAATGTGCCCAAGGAGAACATTGCGGACGTGCTGGAAGTCGTTCGACTGACCAAGCATGCCAAACGCCCGGTCAAGGGCTACTCGCTGGGCATGAAGCAACGGCTTGGTATCGCCGCCGCGCTGCTAGGCAATCCGGAATTGCTTATTTTGGACGAGCCTACCAATGGTTTGGACCCGGAGGGCATTCAGGAAATGCGTGCATTGATTCAGGCGATGCCCAAGGAACGAGGAATCACCGTGCTGGTATCCAGCCATCTGCTAAGCGAAGTGGAGCATATGGCGAATACGGTGGGAATTATCCGCGAAGGAGAACTGGTTTTCCAGAATACGATTCACAATCTCCGTCAGGAATCCACAGGGGGGATTCGTATTGTGACGTCGGACCCTGAAACAGCCCAGCTCATTGCACGTGAGCAGGGTTATCATTCGGTGAGGGACGGGGCTGCTCTGGATTTTGAAAACATGAATGATGCGGCTGTAGCGCTGCTGGTCAGAAGGCTGGTCGAAAATACGCATGCTATATACCGGGTAGAGGAACGCCGAAAATCCCTGGAGGATATGTTCATGCAGGTCGTCGGCAAAGGAGGGACTTCCCTATGA
- a CDS encoding MerR family transcriptional regulator produces the protein MEESRSTTEAAKQLGIGASTLRKYAAALEEQGYVFPRSANQSRMFSPEDVECLKLMRGALREEHLTMEQAVQVVLERVTAPFQIEDAGVRLPPVSDGESLAATWEEILAAAEGRDESVMQAQAAATLESAGLEDEVSVQEQQMHTLALTIEHRLEQTREREKEELEQTPVQIQTQEPIESQALTEMQIMVQSALLEMRSRLEELETEHSRLVEKNINLSNQLEDQKRWMKERVEEERDRQLITNLRTYQGRQRKSRGSLLSWLGLAPRRRREA, from the coding sequence ATGGAAGAAAGCAGATCGACGACGGAAGCGGCAAAGCAGTTGGGAATCGGGGCCAGTACCCTTCGTAAATATGCGGCAGCGCTGGAGGAGCAGGGCTATGTGTTCCCGCGTTCCGCCAATCAATCGAGAATGTTCAGTCCAGAGGATGTAGAGTGCTTGAAGCTGATGCGAGGGGCGTTGCGTGAGGAACATTTGACGATGGAGCAGGCGGTTCAAGTGGTGCTTGAGAGGGTAACCGCACCCTTCCAGATCGAGGATGCAGGTGTCCGCTTGCCACCCGTATCGGATGGTGAGTCGCTGGCTGCAACCTGGGAGGAAATATTGGCTGCCGCAGAGGGCAGGGATGAGTCTGTAATGCAGGCGCAAGCCGCTGCTACTCTTGAATCGGCAGGATTAGAGGATGAAGTGAGCGTGCAGGAACAACAGATGCATACCTTGGCGCTAACGATTGAGCACAGGCTGGAGCAAACAAGGGAGAGGGAAAAAGAAGAACTGGAACAAACACCAGTGCAGATACAAACGCAGGAGCCTATAGAGTCCCAAGCACTGACGGAGATGCAGATTATGGTGCAGAGTGCTCTACTGGAGATGCGAAGTCGTTTGGAAGAGCTGGAAACTGAGCATAGCCGTTTGGTGGAAAAGAACATCAACCTTTCCAATCAGTTGGAGGACCAAAAGCGCTGGATGAAAGAACGGGTGGAAGAGGAACGGGATCGACAGTTAATTACCAATTTGCGCACCTATCAGGGCAGACAGCGTAAGTCCCGCGGTTCGCTGCTGTCCTGGCTCGGTTTGGCACCACGCAGACGTAGAGAGGCATAG
- a CDS encoding GntP family permease: protein MNTLFGLSHNASLLTWALITIILLILLIAKFKWNPFVSLLLSSVFLGLVNGMPGHEVTASITKGLGSTLGSIAIVIGLGTMLGKMMAESGGAERIATTLMDRFGEKRVHWAMMIVGFIVGIPVFFEVGIILLIPILFTVARKMNMSLLKIGIPMLAGLSTVHGLLPPHPAPMIAIEAFNANIGRTIGYALIVGIPSAIIAGPVFGAWIGKKIMVRPSEKLDEQFTNTTGRPLPPFGITLFTILLPVILMLSGSVAEIVDPSNMHSLTVFFKFIGDEVMALLIAAVFSFFSLGYARGLKKEDLSRFTSECLAPTASIILIIGSGGAFKTVLIDSGVGQAIAAVATGAHMNVIVFAFLVAALIRVATGSATVAMTTGSGIVAPVLALTPGVNVELVVLATGAGSLILSHVNDAGFWMIKEFFNMTVPQTLKSWTAMETILSLVAFGLIMLLSVLI, encoded by the coding sequence ATGAACACCCTATTCGGCTTGAGCCATAACGCTTCACTACTTACGTGGGCGCTAATTACCATCATTCTTTTGATTTTGCTGATTGCCAAGTTTAAATGGAATCCCTTTGTTTCACTACTGCTTTCCTCCGTATTTCTCGGGCTGGTTAACGGGATGCCGGGACATGAAGTTACTGCCTCCATCACCAAGGGCCTTGGCAGCACGCTTGGGTCCATCGCCATCGTCATCGGGCTGGGCACCATGCTCGGTAAAATGATGGCAGAATCCGGCGGTGCCGAGCGTATTGCCACCACACTTATGGACCGGTTTGGTGAAAAACGTGTCCATTGGGCCATGATGATCGTAGGCTTTATCGTGGGTATTCCGGTATTTTTCGAAGTTGGCATTATTTTATTAATTCCGATTCTGTTCACGGTCGCCCGTAAAATGAATATGTCTCTGCTGAAAATCGGTATTCCGATGCTGGCGGGGCTATCGACGGTACATGGACTTTTGCCGCCCCATCCGGCTCCGATGATCGCGATTGAAGCCTTTAACGCCAATATCGGACGCACGATAGGGTATGCGCTCATCGTCGGTATTCCTTCCGCTATTATTGCAGGTCCGGTCTTCGGTGCCTGGATTGGCAAAAAAATTATGGTCAGACCCTCCGAGAAGCTGGACGAGCAGTTTACAAATACAACAGGACGGCCGCTGCCACCTTTTGGGATCACATTGTTTACGATTTTGCTGCCTGTTATCCTGATGCTCAGCGGATCGGTCGCTGAAATTGTGGACCCGTCCAATATGCATTCACTTACGGTATTTTTCAAATTCATCGGTGATGAGGTCATGGCGTTATTGATTGCGGCTGTGTTTTCTTTTTTCTCGCTAGGCTATGCACGTGGTTTAAAGAAAGAGGATTTGTCCCGTTTTACCAGTGAATGTCTGGCACCCACAGCCTCTATTATCTTAATTATCGGGAGCGGCGGTGCATTTAAAACGGTATTGATCGACAGCGGCGTAGGTCAGGCCATTGCAGCGGTGGCTACGGGGGCGCATATGAATGTAATCGTGTTTGCTTTTCTGGTCGCTGCGCTCATTCGTGTAGCCACCGGGTCCGCTACGGTCGCGATGACGACAGGCTCCGGTATTGTCGCACCTGTGCTGGCACTTACACCCGGCGTGAATGTCGAGCTGGTTGTCCTTGCTACAGGGGCGGGATCGCTGATCCTTTCGCATGTGAATGACGCCGGTTTTTGGATGATCAAAGAATTTTTCAACATGACGGTTCCGCAGACGCTCAAATCATGGACCGCGATGGAAACCATCCTCTCCCTGGTCGCCTTCGGTTTGATTATGCTGCTGAGTGTGTTAATTTAA
- a CDS encoding L-lactate dehydrogenase, translated as MKGKARKVAIVGAGMVGSSCAYSMVNQSICDEIMMIDRTYDRALAHALDLSHCMDFTSTRTKVHAGTYADCTDMDVVIITAGANPKPGQDRLSVLDDAVIITREIVTAIMESGFDGIFVIAANPVDIVTYLVQSISGLPRNKVIGTGTSIDSSRLKTLLSEVFSIDPRSVQGYALGEHGDSQFVAWSHVTIGGKPILHILRQHQERFSHVDLDDIARKTKDAGWEIFTRKGATYFGIANALAYITRSILNDDGKIIAVSAVLDGEYGHTNVCTGVPAIIGSKGIQEVIELELSPEEQAKFDASCRFISDNIRAMSGLV; from the coding sequence ATGAAGGGGAAGGCAAGGAAAGTAGCTATTGTCGGCGCGGGTATGGTCGGTTCGAGCTGTGCCTACTCAATGGTCAATCAGTCCATTTGTGACGAAATTATGATGATTGACCGCACATATGACCGGGCTTTGGCCCATGCACTGGATCTGTCTCATTGTATGGATTTTACGTCCACACGTACCAAGGTACATGCAGGAACATATGCAGATTGCACGGATATGGACGTTGTCATTATTACGGCTGGAGCTAACCCCAAACCAGGTCAAGATCGTCTGTCCGTACTGGATGATGCGGTGATCATTACGCGCGAAATTGTAACGGCGATTATGGAGAGCGGCTTTGACGGCATTTTCGTCATTGCCGCTAATCCTGTCGATATTGTGACCTATCTTGTACAAAGCATATCCGGTCTGCCACGCAACAAGGTGATCGGCACGGGCACCTCCATTGACTCGTCCCGGCTTAAAACGCTACTTTCCGAGGTGTTTTCCATAGATCCGCGCAGCGTACAGGGGTATGCTCTTGGCGAGCACGGCGATTCCCAATTCGTTGCATGGTCACACGTTACCATTGGCGGCAAGCCAATCCTGCACATCCTGCGTCAGCATCAGGAGCGGTTCAGCCACGTCGATCTGGATGACATCGCCCGCAAAACGAAGGATGCAGGCTGGGAGATTTTCACTCGCAAAGGTGCTACTTATTTCGGTATTGCCAATGCGCTGGCGTATATTACCCGGTCCATTTTAAATGATGACGGTAAAATTATAGCGGTTTCTGCCGTATTGGATGGCGAGTACGGGCACACGAATGTCTGCACAGGTGTTCCGGCGATCATCGGCAGCAAAGGAATTCAGGAGGTCATCGAGCTGGAGCTAAGCCCGGAAGAACAAGCCAAGTTCGACGCCTCCTGCCGCTTCATCAGCGATAATATCCGTGCCATGTCGGGCTTAGTATAA
- the gntK gene encoding gluconokinase: MKDTRYMIGVDIGTTSTKAVLFEENGNIAAQHHVGYPLHTPEPDAAEQDPEDIFKAVVTTVQEVMKQSGVAAEHVLFVSFSSAMHSVLAVDKNGKPLTASITWADNRSAKWAEALKHEYNGHDIYLRTGTPVHPMSPLTKLMWITRDLPDIAAQTYKYISIKEYVFVQLFQQYVVDHSIASATGLMNLEQLDWDEEALRIAGVTKEQLSELVPTTHVLKGLDATCAHDMGLLERTPFVIGASDGVLSNLGVNAIKPGVVAVTIGTSGAIRTVVDKPLTDAKGRFFCYALTEKLWVIGGPVNNGGIVFRWIRDEFAASEVETAKRLGLDPYHVLTQIAEQVRPGSDGLLFLPYLSGERAPLWDPNARGSFFGLSLRHKKEHMIRAALEGVLFNLYTVMLAMEEVIDRPSVIHATGGFARSELWRQLMADIFDQEVIIPESLESSCLGAAILGLYALGRIDSLDAVSGMIGTTHQHKPVAEHVDIYRDLLPIYIRISRKFEDEFKDIAEFQAKSLKPLK, from the coding sequence ATGAAAGACACTCGGTATATGATCGGCGTTGATATCGGTACGACCAGTACCAAGGCGGTACTTTTCGAAGAAAACGGCAATATTGCTGCCCAGCATCATGTAGGCTATCCGCTGCACACACCTGAGCCGGATGCGGCGGAACAGGACCCGGAGGATATTTTCAAAGCCGTCGTGACAACGGTGCAGGAGGTCATGAAACAAAGCGGAGTAGCAGCCGAGCATGTGCTGTTTGTCTCCTTCAGTTCGGCCATGCACAGCGTTCTGGCGGTGGATAAGAACGGCAAGCCGCTGACCGCCTCCATCACGTGGGCAGATAACCGCAGCGCCAAGTGGGCTGAAGCGCTCAAGCATGAATACAACGGACATGACATTTACTTGCGCACCGGGACCCCCGTTCATCCCATGTCGCCGCTGACGAAGCTGATGTGGATTACACGGGATTTGCCGGATATTGCTGCACAAACGTACAAATATATTTCTATCAAGGAATACGTATTTGTCCAATTGTTCCAGCAATATGTCGTGGATCATTCGATTGCATCCGCTACCGGCCTCATGAATTTGGAGCAACTGGATTGGGACGAGGAAGCACTGCGTATTGCCGGTGTGACGAAGGAGCAGTTGTCTGAGCTGGTGCCGACAACTCATGTCCTGAAGGGACTGGACGCTACCTGTGCACATGATATGGGCTTGCTGGAGAGGACTCCTTTTGTCATCGGAGCCAGTGACGGTGTCTTGTCCAACCTTGGTGTGAATGCCATCAAACCGGGGGTTGTCGCTGTCACGATCGGTACCAGCGGAGCCATCCGTACCGTGGTCGATAAGCCGTTGACCGATGCCAAGGGACGTTTTTTCTGCTACGCATTGACCGAAAAGCTGTGGGTGATCGGCGGCCCGGTGAACAATGGCGGCATTGTGTTCCGCTGGATTCGCGATGAATTTGCAGCCTCCGAGGTGGAAACCGCCAAACGACTGGGGCTTGATCCGTACCATGTGCTGACCCAAATTGCGGAACAGGTACGCCCCGGCTCGGACGGCCTGCTCTTTCTCCCGTATCTGTCCGGTGAACGTGCGCCCCTGTGGGACCCGAATGCCCGCGGCTCCTTCTTCGGCTTGTCCCTGCGTCACAAAAAAGAGCATATGATCCGCGCCGCTCTGGAGGGTGTGCTGTTCAACCTGTATACGGTTATGCTGGCCATGGAAGAGGTCATCGACAGACCTTCGGTCATTCACGCCACTGGCGGATTCGCACGCTCGGAGCTGTGGCGACAGCTCATGGCGGATATCTTCGATCAGGAGGTCATTATCCCGGAAAGTCTGGAAAGCTCCTGCCTTGGCGCAGCTATTTTGGGCTTGTACGCACTGGGACGGATTGATTCGCTGGACGCTGTATCCGGTATGATCGGCACCACTCACCAGCATAAGCCCGTGGCAGAGCATGTGGATATTTACCGTGATTTACTGCCGATCTATATCCGTATTTCGCGTAAATTTGAAGATGAGTTCAAGGATATTGCCGAGTTTCAGGCCAAATCCTTAAAACCTTTAAAATAG
- a CDS encoding ABC transporter permease: protein MLGGYVRLLSVERLKIAKSPVWLLALVSPAIAVLIGLLSTPGGNWLALLSSMLTVHALLFMPMLTAVFASMVCRFEHGGGGWKQLLSLPLSRTSLYVAKLTMIMALVGLTQLLFGGALLGVGAVQDMNGPIPWAIIAQSLLAGWVACLPLAALQLMVSFLWSSFAAPLALNFVFTVPNILVANSQTYGPYYPWVQPVLAMMPAGRDSFGAFIVPADTLITVVLGSFAVFGIAGLTVFRRKEI, encoded by the coding sequence ATGCTCGGAGGATATGTACGACTGCTTTCTGTCGAACGTTTGAAAATAGCCAAGTCGCCCGTCTGGTTGCTTGCGCTCGTCAGCCCGGCGATTGCCGTTCTGATCGGACTACTGTCGACCCCCGGAGGGAATTGGCTGGCATTGTTATCTAGCATGCTCACAGTGCATGCGCTGCTGTTCATGCCGATGCTGACCGCCGTATTTGCATCCATGGTCTGCCGATTCGAGCATGGGGGCGGCGGCTGGAAGCAACTGCTGTCGCTGCCATTATCCCGCACCAGTCTCTACGTAGCCAAGCTGACGATGATTATGGCTTTGGTAGGGCTGACTCAGCTATTGTTCGGGGGAGCGCTGCTGGGTGTCGGAGCTGTGCAGGACATGAACGGGCCGATCCCTTGGGCAATCATTGCCCAAAGTCTGCTCGCAGGCTGGGTAGCCTGTCTGCCGCTGGCTGCGTTACAGCTGATGGTGTCTTTCCTGTGGTCCAGCTTTGCCGCGCCGCTCGCTTTGAACTTTGTTTTCACAGTGCCCAATATTCTGGTCGCCAACTCACAGACTTACGGTCCGTACTATCCGTGGGTACAGCCTGTGCTGGCGATGATGCCTGCCGGAAGAGACAGCTTCGGGGCATTCATCGTACCAGCCGATACGCTGATTACGGTTGTCCTGGGCAGCTTTGCTGTGTTTGGGATTGCGGGCCTGACGGTATTCCGTCGTAAAGAAATATAG
- a CDS encoding YjcZ family sporulation protein — MSHMCGMGGMGYGGAWTSVGAILVLFILLVIISKTLFL; from the coding sequence ATGAGTCATATGTGTGGGATGGGCGGTATGGGGTACGGCGGAGCCTGGACCTCTGTAGGAGCGATTCTGGTTCTGTTTATTTTGCTGGTAATCATATCCAAAACTCTGTTTCTGTAA
- a CDS encoding serine/threonine-protein kinase: MFTWLRNAYESWIDYPKQPGDLLGGRYHILSLLGMGSYGLTYLCLDKHNGQEVAVKLPRPSKRAKGVQLLQREADIMRQMEHPYIPRLLESAEHRNELYLVMEYISGMTLEELIFEQGRSFTEQECIVYTLELMERVLHVHEQGYIHRDIRIPNVIHREGKPYLIDFGLALAMGEQQEDVFTQSMLEKRAPERQDVAIYSDLYDVGHLMLFMLYSSYEPQPDQPPGSWQEELKLSPPVRHLLERLFQIGPRYEHSRQFMLELEKALVQQEG, from the coding sequence ATGTTTACTTGGTTACGGAATGCTTACGAATCTTGGATAGATTACCCGAAACAGCCTGGCGATCTGCTGGGTGGACGTTATCATATTCTTTCGCTGCTGGGTATGGGAAGCTATGGTCTGACCTACCTCTGTCTGGACAAGCATAATGGGCAGGAAGTAGCGGTCAAGCTACCCAGACCGAGCAAGCGGGCGAAAGGTGTTCAACTGTTGCAGCGTGAGGCCGACATTATGCGACAAATGGAACATCCCTATATCCCGAGGCTGCTCGAAAGTGCGGAGCATCGGAATGAACTGTACTTGGTCATGGAATATATCTCCGGTATGACGCTGGAGGAGCTTATATTTGAACAGGGGCGTTCTTTTACCGAACAGGAATGTATCGTCTACACCCTGGAGCTAATGGAGCGGGTTCTGCATGTGCATGAACAGGGCTACATCCATCGGGATATCCGCATTCCCAATGTGATCCACCGCGAAGGGAAACCGTACCTGATCGACTTTGGCCTTGCACTGGCGATGGGCGAGCAGCAGGAGGATGTATTTACCCAATCTATGCTGGAAAAGCGTGCACCCGAACGACAGGATGTCGCCATCTACAGCGATTTGTACGATGTCGGGCATTTGATGCTTTTTATGCTGTATAGCAGTTACGAGCCTCAACCGGATCAACCGCCGGGAAGCTGGCAGGAAGAATTGAAGCTGAGTCCACCTGTACGCCATCTGCTGGAACGTCTTTTTCAGATTGGCCCAAGGTATGAACATAGTCGCCAGTTTATGCTGGAGCTGGAGAAGGCGTTGGTGCAGCAGGAAGGCTAG
- a CDS encoding ABC transporter permease, whose product MMLRALTADLLKARRKGIWFLVFLGPLGLVAMQALNFGLRYDYLIPRSKGHLWEALMDNIAVFVPIALVLGAAMVASMLANVEHSSNSWKQLLALPISRFSVYMAKLTLAIGMLCVSCLLLTVGTWGLGMILGFGGEPAPIGELLRLGFWPLGGTLPILVLLLWLTVTFHNQALPVTLGITLGIGSLFASQLSGYFPLAWPRFAWAAPQAWMFASIGCGMGALLSLLTAAHFSRKDVA is encoded by the coding sequence ATGATGCTGCGAGCGCTGACTGCGGATCTGCTCAAAGCGCGCAGGAAGGGGATCTGGTTTCTGGTGTTCCTTGGCCCCCTTGGGCTGGTGGCGATGCAGGCGCTGAATTTCGGGCTTCGTTATGATTATCTGATTCCGCGCAGCAAGGGTCATCTGTGGGAAGCCTTGATGGATAACATCGCTGTTTTTGTTCCCATTGCACTGGTGTTAGGGGCCGCGATGGTCGCTTCCATGCTGGCGAATGTGGAGCATTCGTCCAACTCATGGAAGCAACTGCTGGCCTTGCCGATCTCCAGATTCAGCGTCTATATGGCCAAGCTGACGCTGGCTATCGGGATGCTGTGTGTATCCTGCCTGCTACTTACCGTTGGAACGTGGGGACTGGGCATGATACTTGGCTTCGGGGGAGAGCCTGCTCCGATAGGAGAATTGCTGCGGCTCGGGTTCTGGCCCTTGGGAGGTACACTGCCCATTCTCGTACTACTGTTGTGGCTAACAGTCACGTTTCATAATCAGGCACTGCCTGTAACACTGGGCATTACGCTAGGCATCGGCAGCTTGTTTGCTTCCCAGCTATCTGGGTATTTTCCGCTGGCTTGGCCCCGATTCGCATGGGCTGCACCTCAAGCGTGGATGTTTGCGTCCATTGGCTGCGGAATGGGTGCGCTTCTCAGTCTGCTGACGGCGGCTCATTTTAGCAGAAAGGATGTGGCGTAA